The window GCAGCACGTAGCGTTCCCCGGATTGGATCAGCGGCAGCGGCGTTGCCAGCAGCTCGAGCCAGGCGTGGTCGGGAATCGGTTCGAACGGCGCGTTGTCGATCATCGCCGTGTAAGGCGCGTAGTCGCCGGCGACCATTGGTCCTTGCGTGGCGATCAGCGCCAGCAGTTCGCCTCCGCGCGGCAGCCGGGCGCGCTGGGACGAGCCCAGGTTGTACACGCCGCCGTCGGGCAACCTGCTTTGCAGGAAAAAGCGCGAGGGCTGGTTGAGGCGGATGTCGTCGGCCAGCACGTAGACTCGCGCTCCATCGGGGTAGAGCCGGTCGGCGGACGCGGCGATTTGTGCGCAGTCGGCCTCGAGCTGCACCAGGCTCGGATGCGCGGCCGGGGGCGTGACGAACTTGATAATCCCGCTGCCGAACATCCGCTGTCCCGCGGCGTTGAGCGCGTTGTATTGGGCCGGGGTAATCGAAGTGAGCACGATCCAACCCGCGCTGAGCAGCACCAGCCCCGCGCCGATGGAGGCACGCGAGCGCTGAGTTGCCAGCGCGGACCACGCGGCCGCGGCCAGTAACGCGCCGGGCAGGGCGGCCACCAGATAGGGCTGCTCCTTCTTGCCGATCAGGCTCAGCAGCAGCATCGGCACGATCAGCCACAGCGCGGCCAACCAGCGCGACGGGCTACGGCGGGCAAAGAGCAGCACCAGCCCGATCAGCGCGGCGATGGCAATCATCGGCCCGGCGACGTTGGTCAGTAGGGTGTAGGGGTAGAACCCCAGGGCGGCCAGCGGGCGTTGCGCGATGCTGATGAAGTGCGCGCCGCCCACATCGGTAGCCTCCTGCAGGTAGTAGGGGTTGGCGAAAGTGTGCGCGGCGAACCAGGCCGCCAGCCCCAGGCAGGCCAGTAACAGTGGAAACGCGTGCGCGAGCTGCCGCAACGCGCGCCAGCGCTGTCCGGGTTCCTGTCCCAGCGCTCGAAATCCGGCGGCAGTGCCCGAGAGCAGAACCCAGGCCGTGGGTCCGGCGATTCCGAGCAGGAACAGTACCCAGTGGGTGTTCTCCTGCAGCGAGTAACGCGCCAGCAGCACCAGCGATGC is drawn from Candidatus Alcyoniella australis and contains these coding sequences:
- a CDS encoding glycosyltransferase family 39 protein, with product MKDPNNQPTARPRAIERLRGADLVGRSIDHAPPDRDLSDADLTLAKLRGEWLDKVELESARLSRTRISSAQLDLDTLARARRADITLDQVVLHGPNVECCRAEQSRIRLIRSRSVNALRDLAWPMLLIAVLGLVIAGQLFYSRTSGHPISFYSHDNYADGLSRALALEGNDLVHSNPALYHLPSWLWLRIFGPVRWALNLTPLCYLLLFGLGLYALAAELFDRRSAVVAGLLGALSPGVIAFTRVYDDHTLNLALATWFAWCLVRSERLTRPVWLLPAASLVLLARYSLQENTHWVLFLLGIAGPTAWVLLSGTAAGFRALGQEPGQRWRALRQLAHAFPLLLACLGLAAWFAAHTFANPYYLQEATDVGGAHFISIAQRPLAALGFYPYTLLTNVAGPMIAIAALIGLVLLFARRSPSRWLAALWLIVPMLLLSLIGKKEQPYLVAALPGALLAAAAWSALATQRSRASIGAGLVLLSAGWIVLTSITPAQYNALNAAGQRMFGSGIIKFVTPPAAHPSLVQLEADCAQIAASADRLYPDGARVYVLADDIRLNQPSRFFLQSRLPDGGVYNLGSSQRARLPRGGELLALIATQGPMVAGDYAPYTAMIDNAPFEPIPDHAWLELLATPLPLIQSGERYVLLGPLPGVAP